The following coding sequences lie in one Apium graveolens cultivar Ventura chromosome 1, ASM990537v1, whole genome shotgun sequence genomic window:
- the LOC141659083 gene encoding uncharacterized protein LOC141659083: MSKRLDDAETRYTSLEKLAYALFLASRKLRSYFQAHKIEARTSYTLRQVMHKPDYSGRMLKWTVELGQFEVDYKPRTAIKGQALTDFVLEFPPHQEVEPGALVVALSIEEVGLESKNSAPWWSLFLDGASNGDGAGAGIELISPEAHKIRRATRLAFHATNNDVEYKALINGLKLALEMKVENLNVFSDSMTVVYQINGGYQAKGPRTELYLKCAHGIIARFNEVRLELIPRGQNEGADELSKLGSRREATLLGIVPLDIQRQPSVPEHEVGSLGNELGPTWMTHILAYIKEGSLSDKKNEARKIKYKAGRYVIYDGILYRRGFSMPLLKCIDGDECNYILREVHEGICGNHSGGSSLAHKIPRQGYYWPTLKKDAFEFSRALGRDRAPSHHHGKKLREFVHRAIVCRYGIPYKLISDNMKQFDSKEMREFCEQLGIQKSFSVVCHSQSNGQTEAVNKIIKHTLKAKLEEKKGAWPEELAQVLWSYNTTPRTTIGETPFSLVYGCEAMVPVEVGAGSFRRDNYDSEANEVNHQLYLDMIDETREDAQIRVAAYH, from the exons ATGAGTAAAAGGCTAGACGACGCCGAGACTCGGTACACAAGCCTCGAAAAGCTAGCATATGCTCTATTCCTGGCCTCCCGAAAGCTCAGGTCTTATTTTCAGGCGCACAAGATAGAGGCGCGAACCTCCTACACCCTCAGACAAGTGATGCACAAACCAGATTATTCTGGTCGGATGCTGAAGTGGACGGTTGAGCTCGGCCAATtcgaggtggattataagccaagGACCGCAATCAAAGGCCAAGCCCTGACCGATTTTGTGCTAGAATTTCCTCCACATCAAGAAGTGGAGCCGGGAGCCCTTGTTGTCGCACTTAGCATAGAAGAAGTTGGGCTAGAAAGCAAAAACAGTGCCCCATGGTGGAGCCTATTTTTGGATGGAGCCTCTAATGGTGATGGAGCAGGGGCTGGAATTGAGCTAATTAGCCCAGAGGCGCACAAGATCAGACGTGCGACCCGTCTGGCCTTTCACGCAACCAACAACGATGTTGAGTATAAGGCCCTGATCAACGGTCTCAAGCTAGCcttggagatgaaggtggagaaTTTGAACGTGTTTAGTGACTCCATGACTGTGGTCTATCAGATAAACGGGGGGTATCAAGCTAAGGGGCCGAGAACAGAGCTTTACCTGAAGTGTGCGCATGGGATAATCGCGAGGTTCAACGAGGTGAGGTTGGAACTAATCCCGCGTGGACAGAATGAAGGCGCAGACGAGCTATCTAAGCTCGGCTCACGTCGTGAGGCCACTTTGCTAGGGATCGTACCACTTGATATACAGAGGCAACCTAGTGTGCCCGAGCACGAGGTGGGCAGCCTCGGTAATGAGCTCGGCCCCACGTGGATGACACATATTCTAGCATACATAAAAGAAGGTTCACTTTCGGACAAAAAGAATGAGGCAAGGAAAATAAAATACAAAGCAGGCCGCTATGTGATATACGATGGGATCCTATACAGAAGAGGGTTCAGTATGCCTCTCCTCAAATGCATAGATGGGGATGAATGCAACTATATCCTAAGGGAAGTACACGAGGgcatttgtggcaatcactcggggggtagctctctagctcaTAAAATCCCCcgtcaaggctactactggccaacacTGAAAAAAGACGCCTTTGAATTCTCCCGAGCTT TGGGCAGAGACCGAGCCCCTAGCCACCATCACGGCAAAAAACTCAGGGAGTTTGTACACAGGGCTATTGTGTGTCGCTATGGCATCCCTTACAAGTTGATATCTGACAATATGAAACAATTTGATAGCAAGGAAATGCGAGAATTTTGTGAGCAGCTGGGGATTCAGAAAAGCTTTAGCGTAGTCTGCCACTCCCAGAGTAACGGGCAGACGGaggctgttaataaaatcattaagcatACCTTGAAGGCAAAGCTTGAAGAAAAGAAAGGAGCATGGCCAGAGGAGCTCGCCCAGGTCCTATGGTCTTACAACACTACACCCCGAACTACAATTGGAGAGACCCCTTTCTCTCTGGTGTATGGGTGTGAAGCTATGGTGCCCGTTGAAGTGGGAGCAGGATCTTTTCGAAGGGACAACTATGACTCAGAGGCAAATGAGGTCAATCATCAGCTCTATTTGGATATGATCGATGAAACTCGGGAAGATGCTCAGATCAGGGTAGCAGCATATCATTAG
- the LOC141659094 gene encoding uncharacterized protein LOC141659094 has product MRELKVSKNYRDKRDRSSSPDERRKTYRHSSSPKKSARGKEINKDSGRPYTSKWHTHTPLVASIDHIYAIYAGKGVFRNATPLTDYNKRDTSKYCAYHEATGHDTADCRQLKDEIETLIRQGKLTEWVVKEVRRHITDYHTVPPPPPEDKERVPRGGSIHIILGGSHIGGDSWKAMDRYAREAKDKPLTNVNHLSQRPQELFEREVDDIVFRESDATWVHYPHTDALVIKMKIGTVNIHRAMVDTGSSADVLTYDAYKKLGLLDRELTSTGGHLYGFTGNSIGVKGTIRLPVTIGEEPYVATQIATFTVVD; this is encoded by the coding sequence ATGAGAGAGCTGAAAGTCAGCAAGAATTATCGAGATAAAAGAGACCGGTCTTCAAGCCCTGACGAGAGGAGAAAGACGTATCGGCATAGCTCAAGCCCCAAAAAGTCTGCCCGAGGTAAAGAGATAAACAAAGATTCGGGGAGACCTTATACAAGCAAATGGCACACACACACCCCTCTGGTAGCCTCTATTGACCACATATATGCTATCTATGCTGGGAAGGGGGTATTCAGAAATGCAACCCCTCTCACAGACTATAACAAGAGGGATACTTCGAAGTATTGTGCGTACCATGAGGCCACGGGGCACGATACAGCTGATTGCAgacaattgaaggatgaaattgaGACATTGATAAGACAAGGGAAACTTACAGAATGGGTTGTCAAGGAGGTTCGGAGGCACATTACTGATTATCATACCGTCCCTCCTCCACCCCCGGAAGATAAAGAGAGGGTACCTCGGGGCGGAAGCATTCACATCATTCTAGGCGGGTCTCACATTGGCGGAGACAGCTGGAAGGCGATGGACAGGTATGCCCGAGAAGCAAAGGACAAACCCCTCACCAACGTCAACCATTTGAGCCAAAGGCCCCAAGAGCTCTTTGAAAGGGAGGTTGACGACATCGTGTTTAGGGAGAGCGATGCCACATGGGTGCATTACCCTCATACAGATGCCCTagtcataaaaatgaagattggTACGGTGAATATTCACCGGGCAATGGTGGATACCGGGAGCTCAGCTGATGTGTTAACTTATGATGCATACAAGAAGCTAGGACTTCTGGATAGAGAGCTAACCTCAACAGGGGGACACTTGTACGGGTTCACCGGAAACTCGATCGGGGTAAAAGGGACAATTCGGCTCCCGGTGACCATAGGAGAAGAGCCTTATGTGGCCACCCAGATCGCTACGTTTACAGTAGTAGATTAG
- the LOC141659095 gene encoding uncharacterized protein LOC141659095, with translation MEVYQVPEMTRCRLFAASLRGNAQQWFSKLGPASIRTWRQLEDLFVRQFQSTLHCSPPVATLANIKQREGEPLAEYFRRFNAEVPKVRGASEETIKNFLITGLKEGSKF, from the coding sequence ATGGAAGTCTATCAGGTGCCGGAGATGACACGCTGTAGACTCTTCGCGGCATCACTCAGAGGTAAtgcccaacaatggttctccaagttgggACCGGCTAGCATAAGAACGTGGAGGCAATTGGAGGACTTGTTCGTCAGACAATTTCAGTCCACCCTCCACTGCTCACCTCCTGTGGCCACGTTAGCCAACATTAAGCAAAGGGAGGGGGAGCCCCTGGCAGAATACTTTCGTCGGTTCAACGCCGAGGTCCCCAAGGTGAGGGGAGCCAGCGAGGAGACTATCAAGAACTTCTTGATTACAGGGTTGAAAGAAGGGTCGAAATTCTAG